From the genome of Photobacterium sp. TLY01:
GTTACATTCCTACAGACGGTATACCGAACGAAACGCTAAGCTGAGGATTCCGTTTGGTATGACTGACCAAAACCACGGATTATAGAGCAATAATCATAGCCTGTGGCAGATGATTTGAGCTTTAGCCGAAAAATTACGCAATAAAGACGAATATCCGGCCAGAAACAACCCGGGCTGAGCCCGGCTTGTGTCAGGAAAGAGAGGAGAGCAGCAGTGGCGGGTTGTCCGTAATCATGATATCGACGCCCCACTGGTAAAATCGGGTCACCAATTCCGGTTTATTCATGGTCCAGATATGAAGATCCAACCCGGCCTGCTTAATACGACCTGCCAGTGTTTCGTCCAGTAACCGATAGTCCATGTGGACACTGAAGAGTTCAAGTTGCTTTGATAATGCCATCAGATCGTCCGGTACGCTGTCGCAGATCAAGCCCCGGCGGATATGCGGCATCATCTTCTGGCAACAGGTGACAGCGTTCACGGAAAAACTGGACAATATCAGCGATTCCGCAGGGAAACCATTGGCCGCAATGGTGTCGGCAACCTTGCTGACCAGTAACCCGGTTTCTGACTCATCGTGAACTTTGATTTCCAGATTCAGGTTGAGTTGATATGTCCGGCAGGCTGTCAGGGCTTCGTCCAGCGTCAGGATGCGCTCGTTGGCAAAGTTGGCGCTGAACCAGCTGCCGGCATCAAGCGCTTTTAATTCAGCCAGATTCAGTTCACGGACATAACCACGGCCGTTGGTGCAACGATTCACTTTTTTGTCATGAAACATGACGGGGATAAAATCAGCACAAAGTTGAGTGTCCATTTCAACCCACTGAATCTGATGTTTTGCGGCTTCCTGTAAGCCT
Proteins encoded in this window:
- a CDS encoding glycerophosphodiester phosphodiesterase family protein, translating into MISGHRGAAALAPENTLAGLQEAAKHQIQWVEMDTQLCADFIPVMFHDKKVNRCTNGRGYVRELNLAELKALDAGSWFSANFANERILTLDEALTACRTYQLNLNLEIKVHDESETGLLVSKVADTIAANGFPAESLILSSFSVNAVTCCQKMMPHIRRGLICDSVPDDLMALSKQLELFSVHMDYRLLDETLAGRIKQAGLDLHIWTMNKPELVTRFYQWGVDIMITDNPPLLLSSLS